One genomic window of Haloferax mediterranei ATCC 33500 includes the following:
- a CDS encoding amphi-Trp domain-containing protein: MPEEVLFKSESRQTRTEIATYLRTVADKLDAGESITLKTGDQTVTMEPPASPTFEVKAEREGPANGPGELSIEFELEWDEDGGDGGESGSLEIE; this comes from the coding sequence GTGCCTGAAGAAGTCCTATTCAAATCCGAGAGCCGACAGACGAGAACCGAAATCGCGACATACCTCCGAACCGTCGCCGATAAACTCGACGCCGGCGAGTCGATTACGCTGAAGACCGGCGACCAGACGGTGACGATGGAACCACCGGCTTCCCCGACGTTCGAGGTGAAAGCCGAACGCGAAGGCCCCGCCAACGGTCCCGGCGAGCTGAGCATCGAGTTCGAACTCGAATGGGACGAAGACGGCGGCGATGGGGGCGAATCCGGAAGTCTGGAAATCGAGTAA